A single window of Eleginops maclovinus isolate JMC-PN-2008 ecotype Puerto Natales chromosome 19, JC_Emac_rtc_rv5, whole genome shotgun sequence DNA harbors:
- the eif2ak4 gene encoding eIF-2-alpha kinase GCN2 isoform X5, which translates to MSSQQHTPAEGTEDYTVQQENELEALASIFGDDFQDLRSKDPWKVKRPPQVHLCLRPNWLNNGQECYVTVDLQVKCPPTYPDAPPELELNNAKGLSNENLLNLQSELTKLAGARCGEVMIYELADYIQGFLSEHNKPPPSSFHEEMLKNLQRQQDIRDQEEKQKMDQRRKQEEEMQKEIMAVIQKREEEKREEKRRKEIAKQERLDSMDQPVPAHSPLLGKSPPSSSGVPPELIEGKRSASNRRRTTSSTRHRRDTVNEDIPRSQELLHFFSSAFGDLVVHRGKSLGVSERLRREVYYGFEANSGDFAVIYEWSLQWNKKMGNFLTSQEKGRIENCKKQIHGAENEFNSLLRLDHPNLMRYMALSSTEKEDCLMVNLLVEHVPGVNLTQSLVTQTPIPLDKLCHYTAQLLAALDYLHSNSVVHKQLGASSVLVDSEGNVRLTDYSLSKRFADICKEDIFEQAHVRFSEDTAMPTKTGKKGDVWNLGLMLLALSQGKEVQEYPVTVPASLPADFQDFVHKCVCLNDADRWTTQQLLEHSFLKPPSPKDLPQHRVDSPEDPVVDFPSSVIPQSHILNAPFSTGVLRQFSRYFNEFEELQLLGKGAFGAVIKVQNNLDGCYYAVKRIQVNPASKQFRRIKGEVTLLSRLNHENIVRYYNAWIERHETPSGGMLSNTDSSEPWSSSDKPLQRKEPPKPINELGLADNVEDAAPPPALSSSVEWSTSIERSSSAKCSRHQSSDEEDDEDDEEDVFGASFLPSDSDSSSDIIFDNGDESTDDMSQVELSKRAVTDAGESTDSDRPLLIAHHLYIQMEYCEKSTLRDTIDQGLHQDPNRLWRLFREILDGLAYIHEQGMIHRDLKPVNIFLDSQDHVKIGDFGLATDHPANVAAGTFEVEESGSAVMPKPDPTGNMTGMVGTALYVSPEVQGHTKATYNQKVDLFSLGIILFEMSYRPMTTGSERISVLSQLRAELMIFPEDFTDYEQGTQRKVIEWLLNHDQALRPTAQELLKSELLPPPQMEESELHEVLQHTMANINGKAYRTMVGQLFAQNTSPVMDYTYDIDLHKGSFSLNSAKLQQHVYETITRIFKKHGAVRLQTPMLLPRNRKLYDGSELACFMDHSGMLVTLPYDLRMAFSRYVARNNITHLKRYSIERVFRPRKLDRAHPRELLECAFDIITPVTNSLLPDAETIYTISEIVQEFPVLQERNYNIYLNHTSLLKAILLHSGVPEDKLSQASTILCEAMSEKLTKREVEAKFCNFSLSTNSLQTLYKYIEQKGNLQDLAPLLTSLTKQKTAVTQLAKQGLKDLEELTVLLRKLGVKLPVVVNLGLVYKVQHHSGIIFQFVAFIRKRKRTVPDIVAAGGRYDHLILEFRGPASTVPVPSAVGASVALDKVCAAIANMEEPPSVSSCDVLVVPVGYSSMSRAINVVQKLWSNGVSADIAYDVSQTQETLMEHCRLAGISCIALVSDKEGNYVKVKSFEKDRQSEKRISEMDLVDHIIQKCRTKFLEDRNIREISESMSQNPKGSLLNTTGSSEQHGSSSSMNMNVNVISPDKVSSSTRRRYETQIQTRLQNLGSNLQNKTNDIEVLAVDLNKETLVNFLSLEFDSEDQFNSSVKTLLSRLPKQRYLKSICDEIHHFKITKKLAVVVLYSYKDDYYKILL; encoded by the exons ATGAGCAGTCAGCAGCACACTCCAGCAGAAGGGACTGAGGACTACACGGTCCAGCAAGAAAATGAGCTAGAAGCTCTCGCGTCTATCTTTGGAGATGATTTCCAGGATCTACGCAGCAAGGATCCATGGAAG GTTAAAAGGCCTCCTCAGGTGCACCTCTGCCTGCGGCCCAACTGGCTGAACAATGGACAGGAATGCTACGTGACTGTGGACTTGCAGGTTAAATGCCCGCCCACATACCCAGATGC GCCTCCGGAACTGGAACTGAATAATGCCAAAGGTCTGTCGAACGAAAACCTCCTGAATCTACAGAGTGAACTCACCAAGCTGGCGGGAGCACGATGTGGGGAG GTGATGATTTATGAACTGGCAGACTACATCCAGGGCTTTCTGAGCGAGCACAACAAGCCTCCACCAAGCTCCTTCCATGAGGAGATGCTGAAGAACCTGCAGAGACAGCAGGATATACGAGAtcaggaggagaagcagaaaatGGACCAGCGGCgcaaacaggaggaggagatg CAAAAAGAGATCATGGCTGTTATccaaaaaagagaggaggagaaacgagaagaaaagagaagaaaggagatTGCCAAACAG GAGCGACTTGATAGTATGGATCAGCCAGTCCCTGCTCACTCCCCACTGTTAGGGAAGAGCCCACCCAGCTCCAGCGGAGTTCCTCCTGAACTGATAGAAGGCAAGAGATCTGCCAGTAACCGCCGCCGGACTACCTCCAGTACGCGTCACAG ACGTGACACAGTTAATGAAGACATCCCTCGCTCGCAAGAGCTTCTTCACTTCTTCAGCAGCGCGTTTGGAGATCTCGTTGTTCACAGAGGGAAGAGCTTAG GTGTAAGCGAGAGGCTCCGCCGTGAAGTTTATTATGGATTTGAGGCAAACTCCGGAGATTTTGCTGTGATCTATGAGTGGTCGCTTCAATGGAACAAGAAGATGGGCAACTTTCTAACCAGCCAGGAGAAAGGAAGGATTGAAAACTGCAAAAAGCAG ATCCACGGTGCAGAAAACGAGTTCAACTCCCTCTTGCGGCTTGATCATCCAAACTTGATGCGCTACATGGCGCTGAGCTCTACTGAGAAAGAGGACTGCCTCATGGTTAACCTGCTGGTGGAGCATGTGCCTGGCGTCAATCTGACCCAAAGCCTTGTCACACAAACCCCAATCCCTTTGGACAAACTGTGCCACTACACGGCTCAGTTGCTGGCTGCCCTGGACTACCTTCACTCGAATTCCGTGGTCCACAAACAGCTAGGGGCCTCCAGTGTGCTGGTGGACTCCGAGGGTAACGTACGACTGACGGATTACAGCTTATCCAAAAGATTTGCTGATATCTGTAAAGAAGACATTTTCGAGCAAGCCCATGTGCGATTCTCAGAGGATACGGCGATGCCAACAAAAACGGGCAAAAAAGGGGACGTGTGGAACTTGGGGCTGATGCTTCTGGCTCTAAGTCAGGGGAAGGAGGTGCAGGAGTATCCAGTGACAGTGCCAGCAAGCCTGCCTGCTGACTTCCAGGATTTCGTTCATAA GTGTGTGTGCCTGAATGACGCTGATCGCTGGACAACTCAGCAGCTTTTAGAACACTCCTTCCTCAAGCCTCCTTCGCCCAAAGACCTGCCACAGCACCGGGTTGACAGCCCAGAAG ATCCTGTTGTGGACTTTCCATCATCAGTCATCCCGCAGAGCCACATCCTCAACGCTCCGTTCAGCACCGGGGTGCTGAGGCAGTTTTCCCGCTATTTCAATGAGTTTGAGGAACTCCAGCTCCTTGGAAAGGGAGCCTTTGGTGCTGTAATTAAG GTTCAGAATAACCTTGACGGTTGCTACTACGCTGTGAAGCGCATCCAGGTCAACCCAGCTAGCAAACAGTTCAGGCGAATCAAGGGCGAGGTGACGCTTCTTTCGCGCCTCAACCATGAGAATATCGTGCGCTACTACAATGCGTGGATCGAGCGGCATGAGACGCCCTCGGGAGGCATGCTGAGCAACACCGACAGCTCTGAGCCTTGGAGCTCCAGTGACAAGCCCCTGCAGCGCAAAGAGCCTCCGAAGCCCATCAACGAGCTGGGCCTCGCCGATAACGTGGAGGACGCTGCACCGCCTCCGGCCCTGTCCAGCTCCGTGGAGTGGTCCACTTCTATCGAGAGGTCCTCCAGCGCCAAATGTAGCAGGCACCAGTcgagtgatgaagaggatgatgaggaCGATGAAGAAGATGTTTTTGGTGCATCTTTTtt accGTCAGACAGTGACTCAAGTAGCGACATCATCTTTGACAATGGAGATGAAAGCACAGACGATATGTCCCAG GTTGAGCTAAGCAAAAGGGCTGTAACAGATGCAGGGGAAAGCACAGACTCGGACCGGCCCCTCCTCATAGCACATCACTTGTACATTCAA ATGGAATACTGTGAAAAAAGCACATTAAGGGACACAATAGATCAAGGCCTGCACCAGGACCCGAATCGGTTATGGAGACTCTTCAGGGAAATACTGGATGGGCTTGCTTACATCCACGAGCAG GGCATGATTCACAGGGACTTGAAGCCTGTCAACATCTTCCTCGACTCACAGGACCACGTAAAGATTGGAGACTTTGGCCTGGCTACGGACCACCCTGCTAATGTG GCTGCAGGCACATTTGAAGTGGAGGAGAGCGGGTCAGCAGTAATGcccaaaccagacccaacag GTAACATGACAGGCATGGTTGGTACTGCGCTGTACGTCAGTCCAGAGGTTCAAGGACACACCAAAGCCACCTACAACCAA AAAGTTGACCTTTTTAGCCTGGGCATCATCCTGTTTGAGATGTCCTACCGTCCCATGACAACTGGATCCGAGCGCATCTCTGTCCTGAGCCAGCTGCGTGCG GAGCTCATGATCTTTCCTGAGGATTTTACTGATTATGAGCAGGGAACACAG AGGAAAGTGATAGAGTGGCTGTTGAACCACGACCAGGCCCTGCGGCCCACCGCCCAGGAGCTGCTGAAGAGTGAGCTGCTGCCTCCCCCACAGATGGAGGAGTCTGAGCTGCacgaggtgctgcagcacaccATGGCCAATATCAACGGCAAAGCCTACCGCACCATGGTGGGCCAGCTGTTCGCCCAGAACACCTCCCCGGTCATGGATTATACCTACGACATAGACCTGCACAAG GGCAGCTTCAGCTTAAACAGTGCCAAattgcagcagcatgtttaCGAAACAATCACCAGGATCTTCAAGAAGCATG GTGCGGTTCGCCTCCAGACACCGATGCTCCTCCCCAGGAACAGGAAGTTGTATGATGGCAGCGAGCTGGCCTGCTTCATGGATCACAGTGGAATGCTGGTCACACTGCCCTACGACCTTCGC ATGGCGTTTTCAAGATACGTCGCTCGCAATAACATAACGCACCTGAAGAG GTACAGCATCGAGCGTGTTTTCCGTCCCAGGAAGCTGGATCGGGCGCATCCAAGGGAGCTTCTGGAGTGCGCCTTTGACATCATCACCCCTGTGACTAACAGCCTGCTGCCTGATGCTGAGACCATCTACACCATCTCTGAAATAGTCCAGGAATTCCCCGTGCTTCAG GAGAGGAACTACAACATCTACCTGAACCACACCAGCTTGTTGAAGGCCATCTTGCTCCACAGCGGAGTCCCTGAGGACAAACTGAGCCAGGCCTCCACCATACTGTGTGAAGCCATG AGTGAAAAGCTGACCAAACGTGAGGTGGAGGCAAAGTTCTGTAACTTCTCCCTGTCGACCAACAGC TTGCAGACGCTGTACAAGTACATAGAGCAGAAGGGGAATCTGCAGGATCTGGCACCACTGCTGACATCACTCACCAAACAGAAGACTGCCGTCACCCAGCTGGCCAAGCAGGGCCTCAAGGACCTGGAGGAGCTCACAGTGCTGCTGCGGAAACTGGGAGTGAAACTGCCG GTGGTGGTTAACTTAGGCTTGGTATACAAGGTGCAGCATCATTCTGGGATCATTTTCCAGTTTGTGGCTTTCATCAGGAAGCGCAAGCGAACTGTGCCGGACATAGTGGCAGCTGGAGGACGCTACGACCACCTG ATCCTGGAGTTTCGTGGGCCAGCTTCCACGGTGCCGGTGCCTTCTGCAGTGGGGGCCAGTGTGGCCCTGGACAAAGTCTGCGCTGCTATAGCCAACATGGAGGAGCCG CCCTCGGTAAGCTCCTGCGATGTGCTGGTGGTTCCAGTGGGATACTCTTCGATGTCCAGAGCCATCAATGTTGTCCAGAAGCTGTGGAGCAATGGTGTCTCTGCAGACATCGCCTACGACGTCTCACAG ACTCAGGAGACGTTGATGGAGCACTGCAGGCTGGCCGGCATCAGCTGCATAGCCCTGGTCTCTGACAAGGAGGGAAACTATGTGAAG gtcAAGTCCTTTGAGAAagacaggcagtctgagaaacgGATTTCTGAGATGGACTTGGTGGACCACATCATTCAGAAATGTCGAACCAAATTCTTAGAGGACAGAAACATCAG AGAAATCTCTGAAAGCATGTCTCAGAACCCTAAAGGATCGCTGCTCAACACCACAG GATCTTCAGAACAACatgggagcagcagcagcatgaacaTGAATGTGAATGTCATCAGCCCGGACAAAGTTTCTTCTAGTACTCGACGACGCTATGAGACTCAG ATCCAAACCAGATTACAAAATCTCGGTAGCAATTTGCAGAACAAGACCAATGACATCGAGGTTCTGGCA GTGGACCTGAACAAGGAAACGCTGGTCAACTTCCTGTCTCTGGAG TTTGATAGCGAAGACCAGTTCAACAGCAGCGTGAAGACTCTGCTGTCTCGTCTACCCAAGCAGCGCTACCTTAAGTCCATCTGCGATGAGATACACCATTTCAAAATTACCAAAAA
- the eif2ak4 gene encoding eIF-2-alpha kinase GCN2 isoform X4: MSSQQHTPAEGTEDYTVQQENELEALASIFGDDFQDLRSKDPWKVKRPPQVHLCLRPNWLNNGQECYVTVDLQVKCPPTYPDAPPELELNNAKGLSNENLLNLQSELTKLAGARCGEVMIYELADYIQGFLSEHNKPPPSSFHEEMLKNLQRQQDIRDQEEKQKMDQRRKQEEEMQKEIMAVIQKREEEKREEKRRKEIAKQVSERLDSMDQPVPAHSPLLGKSPPSSSGVPPELIEGKRSASNRRRTTSSTRHRRDTVNEDIPRSQELLHFFSSAFGDLVVHRGKSLGVSERLRREVYYGFEANSGDFAVIYEWSLQWNKKMGNFLTSQEKGRIENCKKQIHGAENEFNSLLRLDHPNLMRYMALSSTEKEDCLMVNLLVEHVPGVNLTQSLVTQTPIPLDKLCHYTAQLLAALDYLHSNSVVHKQLGASSVLVDSEGNVRLTDYSLSKRFADICKEDIFEQAHVRFSEDTAMPTKTGKKGDVWNLGLMLLALSQGKEVQEYPVTVPASLPADFQDFVHKCVCLNDADRWTTQQLLEHSFLKPPSPKDLPQHRVDSPEDPVVDFPSSVIPQSHILNAPFSTGVLRQFSRYFNEFEELQLLGKGAFGAVIKVQNNLDGCYYAVKRIQVNPASKQFRRIKGEVTLLSRLNHENIVRYYNAWIERHETPSGGMLSNTDSSEPWSSSDKPLQRKEPPKPINELGLADNVEDAAPPPALSSSVEWSTSIERSSSAKCSRHQSSDEEDDEDDEEDVFGASFLPSDSDSSSDIIFDNGDESTDDMSQVELSKRAVTDAGESTDSDRPLLIAHHLYIQMEYCEKSTLRDTIDQGLHQDPNRLWRLFREILDGLAYIHEQGMIHRDLKPVNIFLDSQDHVKIGDFGLATDHPANVAAGTFEVEESGSAVMPKPDPTGNMTGMVGTALYVSPEVQGHTKATYNQKVDLFSLGIILFEMSYRPMTTGSERISVLSQLRAELMIFPEDFTDYEQGTQRKVIEWLLNHDQALRPTAQELLKSELLPPPQMEESELHEVLQHTMANINGKAYRTMVGQLFAQNTSPVMDYTYDIDLHKGSFSLNSAKLQQHVYETITRIFKKHGAVRLQTPMLLPRNRKLYDGSELACFMDHSGMLVTLPYDLRMAFSRYVARNNITHLKRYSIERVFRPRKLDRAHPRELLECAFDIITPVTNSLLPDAETIYTISEIVQEFPVLQERNYNIYLNHTSLLKAILLHSGVPEDKLSQASTILCEAMSEKLTKREVEAKFCNFSLSTNSLQTLYKYIEQKGNLQDLAPLLTSLTKQKTAVTQLAKQGLKDLEELTVLLRKLGVKLPVVVNLGLVYKVQHHSGIIFQFVAFIRKRKRTVPDIVAAGGRYDHLILEFRGPASTVPVPSAVGASVALDKVCAAIANMEEPPSVSSCDVLVVPVGYSSMSRAINVVQKLWSNGVSADIAYDVSQTQETLMEHCRLAGISCIALVSDKEGNYVKVKSFEKDRQSEKRISEMDLVDHIIQKCRTKFLEDRNIREISESMSQNPKGSLLNTTGSSEQHGSSSSMNMNVNVISPDKVSSSTRRRYETQIQTRLQNLGSNLQNKTNDIEVLAVDLNKETLVNFLSLEFDSEDQFNSSVKTLLSRLPKQRYLKSICDEIHHFKITKKLAVVVLYSYKDDYYKILL, from the exons ATGAGCAGTCAGCAGCACACTCCAGCAGAAGGGACTGAGGACTACACGGTCCAGCAAGAAAATGAGCTAGAAGCTCTCGCGTCTATCTTTGGAGATGATTTCCAGGATCTACGCAGCAAGGATCCATGGAAG GTTAAAAGGCCTCCTCAGGTGCACCTCTGCCTGCGGCCCAACTGGCTGAACAATGGACAGGAATGCTACGTGACTGTGGACTTGCAGGTTAAATGCCCGCCCACATACCCAGATGC GCCTCCGGAACTGGAACTGAATAATGCCAAAGGTCTGTCGAACGAAAACCTCCTGAATCTACAGAGTGAACTCACCAAGCTGGCGGGAGCACGATGTGGGGAG GTGATGATTTATGAACTGGCAGACTACATCCAGGGCTTTCTGAGCGAGCACAACAAGCCTCCACCAAGCTCCTTCCATGAGGAGATGCTGAAGAACCTGCAGAGACAGCAGGATATACGAGAtcaggaggagaagcagaaaatGGACCAGCGGCgcaaacaggaggaggagatg CAAAAAGAGATCATGGCTGTTATccaaaaaagagaggaggagaaacgagaagaaaagagaagaaaggagatTGCCAAACAGGTGTCT GAGCGACTTGATAGTATGGATCAGCCAGTCCCTGCTCACTCCCCACTGTTAGGGAAGAGCCCACCCAGCTCCAGCGGAGTTCCTCCTGAACTGATAGAAGGCAAGAGATCTGCCAGTAACCGCCGCCGGACTACCTCCAGTACGCGTCACAG ACGTGACACAGTTAATGAAGACATCCCTCGCTCGCAAGAGCTTCTTCACTTCTTCAGCAGCGCGTTTGGAGATCTCGTTGTTCACAGAGGGAAGAGCTTAG GTGTAAGCGAGAGGCTCCGCCGTGAAGTTTATTATGGATTTGAGGCAAACTCCGGAGATTTTGCTGTGATCTATGAGTGGTCGCTTCAATGGAACAAGAAGATGGGCAACTTTCTAACCAGCCAGGAGAAAGGAAGGATTGAAAACTGCAAAAAGCAG ATCCACGGTGCAGAAAACGAGTTCAACTCCCTCTTGCGGCTTGATCATCCAAACTTGATGCGCTACATGGCGCTGAGCTCTACTGAGAAAGAGGACTGCCTCATGGTTAACCTGCTGGTGGAGCATGTGCCTGGCGTCAATCTGACCCAAAGCCTTGTCACACAAACCCCAATCCCTTTGGACAAACTGTGCCACTACACGGCTCAGTTGCTGGCTGCCCTGGACTACCTTCACTCGAATTCCGTGGTCCACAAACAGCTAGGGGCCTCCAGTGTGCTGGTGGACTCCGAGGGTAACGTACGACTGACGGATTACAGCTTATCCAAAAGATTTGCTGATATCTGTAAAGAAGACATTTTCGAGCAAGCCCATGTGCGATTCTCAGAGGATACGGCGATGCCAACAAAAACGGGCAAAAAAGGGGACGTGTGGAACTTGGGGCTGATGCTTCTGGCTCTAAGTCAGGGGAAGGAGGTGCAGGAGTATCCAGTGACAGTGCCAGCAAGCCTGCCTGCTGACTTCCAGGATTTCGTTCATAA GTGTGTGTGCCTGAATGACGCTGATCGCTGGACAACTCAGCAGCTTTTAGAACACTCCTTCCTCAAGCCTCCTTCGCCCAAAGACCTGCCACAGCACCGGGTTGACAGCCCAGAAG ATCCTGTTGTGGACTTTCCATCATCAGTCATCCCGCAGAGCCACATCCTCAACGCTCCGTTCAGCACCGGGGTGCTGAGGCAGTTTTCCCGCTATTTCAATGAGTTTGAGGAACTCCAGCTCCTTGGAAAGGGAGCCTTTGGTGCTGTAATTAAG GTTCAGAATAACCTTGACGGTTGCTACTACGCTGTGAAGCGCATCCAGGTCAACCCAGCTAGCAAACAGTTCAGGCGAATCAAGGGCGAGGTGACGCTTCTTTCGCGCCTCAACCATGAGAATATCGTGCGCTACTACAATGCGTGGATCGAGCGGCATGAGACGCCCTCGGGAGGCATGCTGAGCAACACCGACAGCTCTGAGCCTTGGAGCTCCAGTGACAAGCCCCTGCAGCGCAAAGAGCCTCCGAAGCCCATCAACGAGCTGGGCCTCGCCGATAACGTGGAGGACGCTGCACCGCCTCCGGCCCTGTCCAGCTCCGTGGAGTGGTCCACTTCTATCGAGAGGTCCTCCAGCGCCAAATGTAGCAGGCACCAGTcgagtgatgaagaggatgatgaggaCGATGAAGAAGATGTTTTTGGTGCATCTTTTtt accGTCAGACAGTGACTCAAGTAGCGACATCATCTTTGACAATGGAGATGAAAGCACAGACGATATGTCCCAG GTTGAGCTAAGCAAAAGGGCTGTAACAGATGCAGGGGAAAGCACAGACTCGGACCGGCCCCTCCTCATAGCACATCACTTGTACATTCAA ATGGAATACTGTGAAAAAAGCACATTAAGGGACACAATAGATCAAGGCCTGCACCAGGACCCGAATCGGTTATGGAGACTCTTCAGGGAAATACTGGATGGGCTTGCTTACATCCACGAGCAG GGCATGATTCACAGGGACTTGAAGCCTGTCAACATCTTCCTCGACTCACAGGACCACGTAAAGATTGGAGACTTTGGCCTGGCTACGGACCACCCTGCTAATGTG GCTGCAGGCACATTTGAAGTGGAGGAGAGCGGGTCAGCAGTAATGcccaaaccagacccaacag GTAACATGACAGGCATGGTTGGTACTGCGCTGTACGTCAGTCCAGAGGTTCAAGGACACACCAAAGCCACCTACAACCAA AAAGTTGACCTTTTTAGCCTGGGCATCATCCTGTTTGAGATGTCCTACCGTCCCATGACAACTGGATCCGAGCGCATCTCTGTCCTGAGCCAGCTGCGTGCG GAGCTCATGATCTTTCCTGAGGATTTTACTGATTATGAGCAGGGAACACAG AGGAAAGTGATAGAGTGGCTGTTGAACCACGACCAGGCCCTGCGGCCCACCGCCCAGGAGCTGCTGAAGAGTGAGCTGCTGCCTCCCCCACAGATGGAGGAGTCTGAGCTGCacgaggtgctgcagcacaccATGGCCAATATCAACGGCAAAGCCTACCGCACCATGGTGGGCCAGCTGTTCGCCCAGAACACCTCCCCGGTCATGGATTATACCTACGACATAGACCTGCACAAG GGCAGCTTCAGCTTAAACAGTGCCAAattgcagcagcatgtttaCGAAACAATCACCAGGATCTTCAAGAAGCATG GTGCGGTTCGCCTCCAGACACCGATGCTCCTCCCCAGGAACAGGAAGTTGTATGATGGCAGCGAGCTGGCCTGCTTCATGGATCACAGTGGAATGCTGGTCACACTGCCCTACGACCTTCGC ATGGCGTTTTCAAGATACGTCGCTCGCAATAACATAACGCACCTGAAGAG GTACAGCATCGAGCGTGTTTTCCGTCCCAGGAAGCTGGATCGGGCGCATCCAAGGGAGCTTCTGGAGTGCGCCTTTGACATCATCACCCCTGTGACTAACAGCCTGCTGCCTGATGCTGAGACCATCTACACCATCTCTGAAATAGTCCAGGAATTCCCCGTGCTTCAG GAGAGGAACTACAACATCTACCTGAACCACACCAGCTTGTTGAAGGCCATCTTGCTCCACAGCGGAGTCCCTGAGGACAAACTGAGCCAGGCCTCCACCATACTGTGTGAAGCCATG AGTGAAAAGCTGACCAAACGTGAGGTGGAGGCAAAGTTCTGTAACTTCTCCCTGTCGACCAACAGC TTGCAGACGCTGTACAAGTACATAGAGCAGAAGGGGAATCTGCAGGATCTGGCACCACTGCTGACATCACTCACCAAACAGAAGACTGCCGTCACCCAGCTGGCCAAGCAGGGCCTCAAGGACCTGGAGGAGCTCACAGTGCTGCTGCGGAAACTGGGAGTGAAACTGCCG GTGGTGGTTAACTTAGGCTTGGTATACAAGGTGCAGCATCATTCTGGGATCATTTTCCAGTTTGTGGCTTTCATCAGGAAGCGCAAGCGAACTGTGCCGGACATAGTGGCAGCTGGAGGACGCTACGACCACCTG ATCCTGGAGTTTCGTGGGCCAGCTTCCACGGTGCCGGTGCCTTCTGCAGTGGGGGCCAGTGTGGCCCTGGACAAAGTCTGCGCTGCTATAGCCAACATGGAGGAGCCG CCCTCGGTAAGCTCCTGCGATGTGCTGGTGGTTCCAGTGGGATACTCTTCGATGTCCAGAGCCATCAATGTTGTCCAGAAGCTGTGGAGCAATGGTGTCTCTGCAGACATCGCCTACGACGTCTCACAG ACTCAGGAGACGTTGATGGAGCACTGCAGGCTGGCCGGCATCAGCTGCATAGCCCTGGTCTCTGACAAGGAGGGAAACTATGTGAAG gtcAAGTCCTTTGAGAAagacaggcagtctgagaaacgGATTTCTGAGATGGACTTGGTGGACCACATCATTCAGAAATGTCGAACCAAATTCTTAGAGGACAGAAACATCAG AGAAATCTCTGAAAGCATGTCTCAGAACCCTAAAGGATCGCTGCTCAACACCACAG GATCTTCAGAACAACatgggagcagcagcagcatgaacaTGAATGTGAATGTCATCAGCCCGGACAAAGTTTCTTCTAGTACTCGACGACGCTATGAGACTCAG ATCCAAACCAGATTACAAAATCTCGGTAGCAATTTGCAGAACAAGACCAATGACATCGAGGTTCTGGCA GTGGACCTGAACAAGGAAACGCTGGTCAACTTCCTGTCTCTGGAG TTTGATAGCGAAGACCAGTTCAACAGCAGCGTGAAGACTCTGCTGTCTCGTCTACCCAAGCAGCGCTACCTTAAGTCCATCTGCGATGAGATACACCATTTCAAAATTACCAAAAA